Proteins encoded by one window of Enterobacter hormaechei subsp. xiangfangensis:
- the ruvC gene encoding crossover junction endodeoxyribonuclease RuvC gives MSIILGIDPGSRVTGYGVIRQVGRQLTYLGSGCIRTKVDDLPSRLKLIYAGVSEIITQFQPDYFAIEQVFMAKNADSALKLGQARGVAIVAAVNQDLPVFEYAARQVKQTVVGIGSAEKSQVQHMVRTLLKLPANPQADAADALAIAITHCHVSQNAMQMSESRLNLARGRLR, from the coding sequence ATGTCGATTATTCTCGGGATTGACCCAGGCTCACGCGTCACCGGGTATGGCGTTATCCGTCAGGTGGGACGCCAGTTAACCTACCTCGGCAGTGGGTGTATTCGCACCAAAGTGGACGATCTGCCGTCGCGCCTGAAGCTCATCTATGCGGGCGTGTCGGAGATCATCACTCAGTTTCAGCCGGACTATTTCGCCATCGAGCAGGTCTTTATGGCGAAAAACGCTGACTCGGCGTTAAAGCTCGGTCAGGCGCGCGGCGTGGCGATTGTTGCCGCCGTGAACCAGGATCTGCCGGTGTTCGAGTATGCGGCCCGTCAGGTTAAGCAGACGGTGGTGGGCATTGGTAGCGCGGAGAAAAGCCAGGTGCAGCACATGGTGCGTACCCTGCTGAAGCTCCCTGCGAACCCGCAGGCCGACGCCGCGGATGCGCTGGCCATTGCGATTACCCACTGTCACGTCAGCCAGAATGCGATGCAAATGAGCGAGTCGCGGCTCAATCTGGCGCGAGGCAGGTTACGATAA
- a CDS encoding YebC/PmpR family DNA-binding transcriptional regulator: MAGHSKWANTKHRKAAQDAKRGKIFTKIIRELVTAARLGGGDPASNPRLRAAVDKALSNNMTRDTLNRAIARGVGGDEDANMETIIYEGYGPGGTAVMVECLSDNRNRTVAEVRHAFTKTGGNLGTDGSVAYLFSKKGVISFEKGDEDAIMEAALEAGAEDVVTYDDGAIDVYTAWEEMGAVRDALEAAGLKADNAEVSMIPSTKADMDAETAPKLLRLIDMLEDCDDVQEVYHNGEISDEVAATL, from the coding sequence ATGGCAGGTCATAGTAAGTGGGCCAACACCAAACACCGCAAAGCGGCACAGGATGCCAAACGCGGTAAAATCTTTACCAAAATCATTCGTGAGCTGGTGACAGCGGCGCGTCTGGGCGGCGGCGATCCGGCCTCTAACCCACGTCTGCGCGCAGCGGTGGATAAAGCCCTGTCCAACAACATGACGCGTGACACCCTGAACCGTGCAATCGCACGTGGCGTGGGCGGTGATGAAGACGCGAACATGGAAACCATCATTTATGAAGGTTACGGTCCTGGCGGTACGGCGGTGATGGTTGAGTGCCTGTCCGACAACCGTAACCGTACCGTTGCGGAAGTGCGCCACGCGTTCACCAAAACCGGCGGCAACCTGGGCACTGACGGTTCTGTAGCGTACCTGTTCAGCAAAAAAGGCGTCATCTCCTTCGAGAAAGGCGACGAAGATGCGATCATGGAAGCGGCGCTGGAAGCCGGTGCGGAAGACGTGGTGACCTACGACGACGGCGCTATTGATGTTTACACCGCATGGGAAGAGATGGGGGCCGTGCGTGATGCGCTGGAAGCGGCTGGCCTGAAGGCGGATAACGCTGAAGTCTCCATGATCCCGTCTACCAAAGCGGACATGGATGCGGAAACCGCACCGAAACTGCTGCGTCTGATCGACATGCTCGAAGACTGCGACGACGTACAGGAAGTGTACCACAACGGTGAAATCTCTGATGAGGTTGCAGCGACTCTCTGA
- the nudB gene encoding dihydroneopterin triphosphate diphosphatase — MAYKRPVSVLVVIYAEDTKRVLMLQRRDDPDFWQSVTGSLEEGETAPQAAAREVKEEVAIDVAYEQLTLKDCQRTVEFEIFSHLRHRYAPGIERNTESWFCLALPHEREIVFTEHLTYRWVDAADAAALTKSWSNRQAIEEFVINAA, encoded by the coding sequence ATGGCATATAAGCGTCCCGTTTCGGTTCTGGTGGTCATTTATGCAGAAGACACGAAGCGGGTGCTGATGTTGCAGCGGCGCGACGATCCGGATTTCTGGCAGTCGGTTACCGGCAGCCTGGAAGAGGGGGAGACCGCACCGCAGGCCGCCGCGCGTGAAGTAAAGGAAGAGGTCGCCATTGATGTTGCTTACGAGCAACTGACCCTGAAGGACTGTCAGCGCACGGTGGAGTTTGAAATTTTTAGCCATTTACGTCATCGCTATGCACCGGGAATTGAGCGCAATACGGAATCATGGTTCTGCCTTGCGCTTCCCCATGAGCGGGAGATCGTGTTCACGGAACACCTGACCTACCGCTGGGTGGATGCGGCGGATGCCGCCGCACTGACCAAGTCGTGGAGCAACCGGCAGGCGATTGAAGAATTTGTAATTAACGCTGCCTGA